Proteins encoded together in one Antennarius striatus isolate MH-2024 chromosome 13, ASM4005453v1, whole genome shotgun sequence window:
- the LOC137606210 gene encoding cell surface glycoprotein MUC18-like isoform X1 → MALLLRILPSLLVCVFLHDNSAWAKVDVTMPKVLEAYRGESVELTCNYTLSKIKRPPSNITTQWFVETPAEPFGKRWRIFYDNSKIKVVDKSTNYSERMDVRSGIWGTHILIRDLQVSDNREFFCQVNGMEAGFREGKTQLKVFSPPTQPAIEGVTTPIPVNNLKPSKVASCETRNGYPKPNITWYKDRRPLTPDPQRMKVDTLTTKHSDGLFAVHSTLEYQVTREDKYARFSCVVSYFVPGSVWMLESNTVHVLIHYPTTTLELKRESPPGLVIEGDTVTLRCVGNGMPPPSYFFIKIEASGSMSNLESKGDVATLNAVSRNDSAIYQCRVRSNKTLNGDHNLTVHYLDPAVVVPKDLEVMLIGEDLTATCNALSSLETSTVWFKDNQQVGTGNTLHLNNATYNTSGEYTCEVTCPSMPDLHTRGSVHIVVQGGPQLVGVQQEVQQGKGAGRMVNLICEAVGHPLPSITWNIDGSQSWHEVVSNTSDHKTRSVVSVKGTSNISALCNASNDIGTDIKYFSIEAIGRVTPAAPFQSAEGNGVIIAVIVMCLVMLAIIGGIVYCLHKKGKLSRGRSGKKEITKEKNNKEDVVVEMRMNTKKEEAVLLKAINGDKNGHHEQVTGPHTHGNGFKPDM, encoded by the exons CGTGGGCCAAGGTGGATGTGACCATGCCTAAGGTGCTTGAGGCGTACCGGGGTGAATCAGTCGAGCTCACCTGCAACTACACCCTCAGCAAGATCAAGAGGCCTCCGTCCAACATCACAACTCAGTGGTTTGTG GAAACTCCCGCCGAACCATTCGGTAAGCGCTGGCGGATCTTCTACGACAACAGCAAAATAAAGGTGGTGGACAAGAGCACGAACTACAGCGAACGAATGGATGTGCGGTCTGGAATCTGGGGAACCCACATATTAATCCGGGACCTCCAGGTCTCCGACAACAGGGAATTCTTCTGCCAGGTTAACGGAATGGAAGCCGGGTTCCGCGAGGGCAAGACCCAGCTCAAAGTGTTTT CTCCTCCGACGCAACCAGCGATTGAAGGGGTTACCACGCCAATACCTGTGAACAATTTGAAACCATCTAAG GTCGCGTCTTGTGAGACTCGGAACGGTTATCCCAAACCCAACATCACCTGGTACAAGGACAGGAGGCCCCTGACACCCGACCCACAAA GAATGAAGGTTGACACGCTCACCACCAAACACTCCGATGGCCTCTTCGCCGTCCATAGCACGCTGGAGTACCAGGTGACCAGGGAGGACAAATACGCCCGTTTCTCCTGCGTGGTGTCTTACTTCGTCCCGGGATCTGTCTGGATGCTGGAGTCCAACACCGTCCACGTCCTCATTCACT ACCCCACCACCACGTTGGAGCTGAAGAGGGAGTCTCCCCCGGGCCTGGTGATAGAGGGGGATACAGTGACGCTGCGTTGCGTGGGAAACGGCATGCCCCCGCCGTCCTACTTTTTCATAAAAATAGAAGCAAGCGGAAGCATG AGCAACCTGGAGAGCAAGGGCGACGTGGCGACCCTGAATGCAGTGTCACGGAACGACAGCGCAATCTACCAGTGTCGTGTTCGGAGCAACAAAACCCTGAACGGAGATCATAATCTCACTGTGCACT ACCTGGACCCGGCTGTGGTGGTACCCAAAGACTTGGAGGTCATGCTCATAGGAGAAGATCTGACCGCGACCTGCAACGCTCTGTCTTCCCTGGAAACATCCACCGTCTGGTTCAAG GACAATCAGCAGGTTGGTACGGGGAACACCTTGCACCTGAACAATGCTACCTACAACACCTCAGGAGAGTACACCTGTGAGGTGACCTGTCCCTCCATGCCTGACCTGCACACCAGAGGCTCCGTTCACATCGTTGTCCAAG GCGGTCCCCAGCTGGTGGGGGTACAGCAGGAGGTGCAGCAGGGTAAGGGAGCAGGCAGGATGGTGAACCTGATCTGTGAGGCTGTGGGACATCCGCTGCCCAGCATCACCTGGAACATCGACGGCAGCCAG AGCTGGCACGAGGTGGTGAGCAACACGAGCGATCACAAGACTCGCAGCGTGGTGTCGGTCAAAGGCACGTCGAACATCAGCGCTCTGTGCAACGCCTCCAACGACATAGGGACCGACATCAAGTACTTCAGCATCGAAGCCA TTGGCAGAGTCACCCCAGCCGCTCCCTTCCAGTCTG ctgaagGCAATGGTGTGATCATTGCAGTGATCGTTATGTGTCTAGTGATGCTGGCCATCATCGGCGGCATCGTCTACTGCCTGCACAAGAAGGGGAAGCTCTCGCGTGGACGCTCAGGGAAAAAAGAGAT CACCAAAGAGAAGAACAACAAAGAGGACGTCGTCGTGGAGATGAGGATGAACACAAAGAAGGAGGAAGCCGTCCTGCTGAAGGCCATCAATGGAGACAAAAATGGCCATCATGAGCAGGTGACTGGTCCACACACTCACGGGAATGGCTTTAAACCGGACATGTAA
- the LOC137606210 gene encoding cell surface glycoprotein MUC18-like isoform X2, with amino-acid sequence MALLLRILPSLLVCVFLHDNSAWAKVDVTMPKVLEAYRGESVELTCNYTLSKIKRPPSNITTQWFVETPAEPFGKRWRIFYDNSKIKVVDKSTNYSERMDVRSGIWGTHILIRDLQVSDNREFFCQVNGMEAGFREGKTQLKVFSPPTQPAIEGVTTPIPVNNLKPSKVASCETRNGYPKPNITWYKDRRPLTPDPQRMKVDTLTTKHSDGLFAVHSTLEYQVTREDKYARFSCVVSYFVPGSVWMLESNTVHVLIHYPTTTLELKRESPPGLVIEGDTVTLRCVGNGMPPPSYFFIKIEASGSMSNLESKGDVATLNAVSRNDSAIYQCRVRSNKTLNGDHNLTVHYLDPAVVVPKDLEVMLIGEDLTATCNALSSLETSTVWFKDNQQVGTGNTLHLNNATYNTSGEYTCEVTCPSMPDLHTRGSVHIVVQGGPQLVGVQQEVQQGKGAGRMVNLICEAVGHPLPSITWNIDGSQSWHEVVSNTSDHKTRSVVSVKGTSNISALCNASNDIGTDIKYFSIEAIGRVTPAAPFQSAEGNGVIIAVIVMCLVMLAIIGGIVYCLHKKGKLSRGRSGKKEITKEKNNKEDVVVEMRMNTKKEEAVLLKAINGDKNGHHEQ; translated from the exons CGTGGGCCAAGGTGGATGTGACCATGCCTAAGGTGCTTGAGGCGTACCGGGGTGAATCAGTCGAGCTCACCTGCAACTACACCCTCAGCAAGATCAAGAGGCCTCCGTCCAACATCACAACTCAGTGGTTTGTG GAAACTCCCGCCGAACCATTCGGTAAGCGCTGGCGGATCTTCTACGACAACAGCAAAATAAAGGTGGTGGACAAGAGCACGAACTACAGCGAACGAATGGATGTGCGGTCTGGAATCTGGGGAACCCACATATTAATCCGGGACCTCCAGGTCTCCGACAACAGGGAATTCTTCTGCCAGGTTAACGGAATGGAAGCCGGGTTCCGCGAGGGCAAGACCCAGCTCAAAGTGTTTT CTCCTCCGACGCAACCAGCGATTGAAGGGGTTACCACGCCAATACCTGTGAACAATTTGAAACCATCTAAG GTCGCGTCTTGTGAGACTCGGAACGGTTATCCCAAACCCAACATCACCTGGTACAAGGACAGGAGGCCCCTGACACCCGACCCACAAA GAATGAAGGTTGACACGCTCACCACCAAACACTCCGATGGCCTCTTCGCCGTCCATAGCACGCTGGAGTACCAGGTGACCAGGGAGGACAAATACGCCCGTTTCTCCTGCGTGGTGTCTTACTTCGTCCCGGGATCTGTCTGGATGCTGGAGTCCAACACCGTCCACGTCCTCATTCACT ACCCCACCACCACGTTGGAGCTGAAGAGGGAGTCTCCCCCGGGCCTGGTGATAGAGGGGGATACAGTGACGCTGCGTTGCGTGGGAAACGGCATGCCCCCGCCGTCCTACTTTTTCATAAAAATAGAAGCAAGCGGAAGCATG AGCAACCTGGAGAGCAAGGGCGACGTGGCGACCCTGAATGCAGTGTCACGGAACGACAGCGCAATCTACCAGTGTCGTGTTCGGAGCAACAAAACCCTGAACGGAGATCATAATCTCACTGTGCACT ACCTGGACCCGGCTGTGGTGGTACCCAAAGACTTGGAGGTCATGCTCATAGGAGAAGATCTGACCGCGACCTGCAACGCTCTGTCTTCCCTGGAAACATCCACCGTCTGGTTCAAG GACAATCAGCAGGTTGGTACGGGGAACACCTTGCACCTGAACAATGCTACCTACAACACCTCAGGAGAGTACACCTGTGAGGTGACCTGTCCCTCCATGCCTGACCTGCACACCAGAGGCTCCGTTCACATCGTTGTCCAAG GCGGTCCCCAGCTGGTGGGGGTACAGCAGGAGGTGCAGCAGGGTAAGGGAGCAGGCAGGATGGTGAACCTGATCTGTGAGGCTGTGGGACATCCGCTGCCCAGCATCACCTGGAACATCGACGGCAGCCAG AGCTGGCACGAGGTGGTGAGCAACACGAGCGATCACAAGACTCGCAGCGTGGTGTCGGTCAAAGGCACGTCGAACATCAGCGCTCTGTGCAACGCCTCCAACGACATAGGGACCGACATCAAGTACTTCAGCATCGAAGCCA TTGGCAGAGTCACCCCAGCCGCTCCCTTCCAGTCTG ctgaagGCAATGGTGTGATCATTGCAGTGATCGTTATGTGTCTAGTGATGCTGGCCATCATCGGCGGCATCGTCTACTGCCTGCACAAGAAGGGGAAGCTCTCGCGTGGACGCTCAGGGAAAAAAGAGAT CACCAAAGAGAAGAACAACAAAGAGGACGTCGTCGTGGAGATGAGGATGAACACAAAGAAGGAGGAAGCCGTCCTGCTGAAGGCCATCAATGGAGACAAAAATGGCCATCATGAGCAG TAA